The genomic interval GGGATGAGAAAAGAAGATTAAAGAAAATTTATGAATGTTGGAGAAAAGGGATCTAAGAGATCAGCCAGTATTCGACCAGCCTAAATCATCGCAATATCCAATGTTGGGAACGAACCGAAAGGTACAACACGAAAAAGCATGTCGACCGTCTGTCGCCCGGGAGTTTTCACTGACTGCACTTGTTATGTTGTTCTTGTTGCAGGTAATCCAGAAGCACTTGAACGAGTCACCTCCGTTACCATTTCCGCCTTTGAGATTTTAACAGCGTTCGCATTCTTACTCGCCGTCGTGCAAATTTTGtaccttcctcctctctcatcTTTCAAAAACAGTGGACACCAGGCCTATAGGCCCGCCGCTCCCTCAGAAGCCTCTCCACCGTGGTCGACATCCTTCGTCTCcattttttctccttccttccatGGCCTCACTGGCGTCGGCGGCGGAGGGGAGTCGGACGAAAACCTCTCTGGCACTATTTACAACCGGGGGGTGGCACCCGATGGAAACGGCCCACAcaagctctctctcttgagtATTTCGGGTCTTGCACGTGAGGCAAAGTCTGCTGCGAAAATGTCGGAGGCTAAAACCCGCACGGTTGACCCACAGAGGATGAAGATACGACGCAGGATTTCTTTCCTTGAAAACGTGGATGACTTGCACCGACACAAAGAGTCATTTCGTCCAAAAAAAGTTCTTTCGTCTTTTACCGAGGATCCTCAAGCACGTGATTTATCTAACCGAAGCCTCCCTGGCTaccaagaagaaaagccCGTCCGTAATTTGATAAACGCCGGAAGAAGGAACTACCAACGCCAGGCAAACGCGACGACGGCGCAGGTGACAGCCAGCAGTAGCTCGGCACACCGCTGGAAAACTCCTCTTCCTGAAAGACAGGCCAGCAGTCTCGGTCGTAATCACCCCTCAGGTTCTGCTGGCCTTGCAGGGACGAGCAGTTCTCGTCTACCAGACAAAACAGCACGCCAAAGAGAAGACACTGCGCCCATGTCCCTTCTGGAATCCCTGCTGTCAAAGAACGTTAACAATGAACCTTCCCGTCCTGCTGAAAGCTGGCTGTTGACGTTGAGAACGATCATTTCTATCGGGACTGTTAGTTTCGTAATATTGATGACCCTGTCCGGAATCCTGACACGGATCAATATATCATTGAAGTCACGTGCTGCAAGGTAAATTCTAATCACAAAGGGGAACGATGTCCGGAAGCAGAGTGACGATGGCATCTGGGGGTTTAAGTTCGTCTTCTAATCTGTGGGACTTTCTTATTCCTGGCTCAGGACGTGCTTGGTGGCACGCTACTATAACCTTGTTAAGCGTGTGCCCAACAAGCGCGAAGATGTCTgtggagaaagacggagagataAATTGACCATCTGAATACGGATTTAAGTAATTGCGTCAAAGGATAGTGCATGACCCGGCGAATCATGCGTCATAGCGCTGTCGATGTGGAACAATTCTCTGTGCCTCGCTGAACGTCGTTAACCCTTATTTGCCCCTTCGCTAACTGCTGACCAGGGGAAGGGGCGAGTGTACACAGAGTTCCTTCGTCAGTTGTCCATTGTTTGTTGCAGCCAATTCATTACTTGTTGCTATGTGGCGGCTCTCGCTGGGTTCCTCGCCGCCATTCTTTCGTTCCTTGACATCTCCCGGCAGCCTGGGCCCGGAGATCCCGGATACGAGGTAAGCATGATGAACCCTCTGCTAGCTAGTTGAGTGATGCCCTGCACAGTGCGTCGGCATGGGACCACAAAACTACAGCAGTGACATTATGGGACGCACAATGTCCTCAATGCTTCAGCTGAGCCCATTCGCTTTGGTAGTTATTTCTGCCAAATATAAGTATTGACTCCACCCCACTTCCGTTGACATGTATGAACAGTCACGCGCATTCCGAAAGTGTGTGAACGAAGGTTGTTGTGCTTGTTTGTCTGCCGCCAGCGGCTGCCATTTGGTGAGGCTGCCCCCACAGCGTTGGCCGCATACCTTCTTGTTGACGGTGTTACAAACATCCTCATGTTGCCGGAAACGGAGGTAGGCACGTTAGGTCTAGCTAACTGGTCGGTGTGGAAAGCATACGTAACACGCGGTGGTATTTTCAATCGGTAGGCACGAAGTTGGTGTTCACTATCAGTAGAGCATGTTCACTGGTGTTGCCACATTTGCACATGTCTAGTCCAACATGCCTCCACTACCCAAATATACGAGCTGCCACGCACAGCGTTAAAGATGATGAAAGAGGCTCAGGACAGAAGCAGATGGCATGAGCTAGGAGGCATGTGACAGCCGTAGGTGTAAGATACGAAACAGCTCTGTTGATCAAAAATGGCcacctcttctccgttgttCATTTTGTAGAGGCAAAATCTTCTGGACCTACCAAAAAGGATTGACATTCGATTCTCACTGTACTGTTTGGTGTGCTGATTACAAGTCAGGAAGCTCATGCTGATACCCCACGACAAGAGAGACCGGCGACACTGTCCGGTGTGTCAGTTTCAAGGCCCCCGGTGAATCCACAACTCTTTCCATTATCCGTTTTATCCTGACCAAAGGTTATCGTGGATGAGGGGCGCCGACGAGCCACGGGTTTA from Toxoplasma gondii ME49 chromosome VIIa, whole genome shotgun sequence carries:
- a CDS encoding hypothetical protein (encoded by transcript TGME49_203930~Predicted trans-membrane domain (TMHMM2.0):94-117:131-154:174-197:461-484:495-518); translated protein: MAEPSNTPEALANSVSHEIHGEHGHPSGGATNPADDRQPTQVSGDQGVRLLVHRIPNLNVASKSDALDSRDDQRCHLLPGSGGEKAECLEATRQMILVTVFVLVAAGTLLIASCALAGRACWTHSILVLHCLLELHIVVILLFLVIGPAVTLLWRFCRDDATSGRNPEALERVTSVTISAFEILTAFAFLLAVVQILYLPPLSSFKNSGHQAYRPAAPSEASPPWSTSFVSIFSPSFHGLTGVGGGGESDENLSGTIYNRGVAPDGNGPHKLSLLSISGLAREAKSAAKMSEAKTRTVDPQRMKIRRRISFLENVDDLHRHKESFRPKKVLSSFTEDPQARDLSNRSLPGYQEEKPVRNLINAGRRNYQRQANATTAQVTASSSSAHRWKTPLPERQASSLGRNHPSGSAGLAGTSSSRLPDKTARQREDTAPMSLLESLLSKNVNNEPSRPAESWLLTLRTIISIGTVSFVILMTLSGILTRINISLKSRAASQFITCCYVAALAGFLAAILSFLDISRQPGPGDPGYERLPFGEAAPTALAAYLLVDGVTNILMLPETESGSSC